A section of the Rhipicephalus sanguineus isolate Rsan-2018 chromosome 11, BIME_Rsan_1.4, whole genome shotgun sequence genome encodes:
- the LOC119373241 gene encoding protein cornichon homolog 4: MVNDVVLFVFSLFDTGALLFLTVYVVITLSDLECDYLNAQQCCSKLNGWVLPEVIAQAVLTVLLFFVNFHWILFGLNVPMVVWQVYKYLSVPDCNFGVYDPTEIHNRGNLKRHLRDSMIRLAFYLIFFFIYLYCMIIALLTSNPDTRRETY, translated from the exons ATGGTCAACGACGTGGTTCTGTTTGTGTTTTCGCTATTCGACACGGGAGCCCTGCTATTCCTTACCGTTTACGTC GTGATTACGCTGTCCGATTTAGAATGCGACTACCTCAACGCTCAGCAATGTTGTTCCAAGCTGAACGGG TGGGTCCTGCCAGAGGTGATCGCACAGGCTGTCCTGACTGTTCTGCTATTCTTCGTCAACTTCCATTGGATTTTGTTTGGTCTCAACGTCCCCATGGTCGTGTGGCAGGTTTACAA GTACCTTTCGGTACCTGACTGCAACTTCGGGGTGTACGACCCGACGGAGATCCATAACCGGGGCAACCTCAAGCGGCACCTTCGGGACTCCATGATCCGGCTGGCATTTTAcctcatcttcttcttcatctatCTATATTG CATGATTATCGCCTTGCTGACGTCAAACCCCGACACAAGGCGGGAGACCTACTAG